Proteins encoded by one window of Rutidosis leptorrhynchoides isolate AG116_Rl617_1_P2 chromosome 7, CSIRO_AGI_Rlap_v1, whole genome shotgun sequence:
- the LOC139858135 gene encoding GDP-mannose transporter GONST3-like: MSDDVENQQKNSETPSTIIEPESKWYSGLLQHLSVYGIAAGYCLSASLLSIINKWAVMKFPYPGALTALQYFTSATGVLLFGSFKLLEHDRLDLITMWRFLPAAVIFYLSLFTNSELLLHANVDTFIVFRSVVPIFVAIGETLYLNQPWPSVKTWLSLGTILGGSVLYVSTDYQFTFMAYSWALAYLISMSIDFVYIKHVVMTIGLNTWGLVLYNNLEALLLFPLELLIMGELKKIKHEISDETDWYSFEVILPVGLSCLFGLAISFFGFSCRRAISATGFTVLGIVNKLLTVVINLMIWDKHSTFIGTIGLLICMFGGVLYQRSTSNKPKPASNVKEVDAQENQEEEQQKLLQMQSFTESGEHENKVTGSEETK, from the coding sequence ATGTCCGATGACGTGGAAAATCAGCAAAAAAATTCAGAAACCCCTTCTACTATTATCGAACCTGAATCAAAATGGTATAGTGGTTTGCTACAGCATCTTTCAGTATACGGTATAGCTGCTGGATATTGTTTATCAGCTTCACTACTCTCCATCATCAATAAATGGGCCGTTATGAAATTCCCTTACCCTGGTGCCTTAACCGCCTTACAATATTTCACCAGTGCAACAGGCGTACTCTTGTTCGGGTCCTTTAAGCTTCTAGAACATGACCGTTTAGATCTTATAACAATGTGGCGTTTTCTTCCAGCCGCAGTTATATTCTATCTATCCTTGTTTACAAACAGTGAGCTCCTTCTTCATGCGAACGTTGACACCTTTATTGTGTTCCGATCAGTAGTCCCGATTTTTGTTGCCATAGGTGAAACTTTGTATTTGAACCAACCATGGCCTTCGGTTAAAACATGGCTTTCGCTTGGAACCATATTGGGTGGTAGTGTGCTTTATGTTAGTACAGATTACCAGTTTACGTTCATGGCTTATAGTTGGGCTTTGGCTTACTTAATAAGTATGTCTATAGATTTTGTTTACATAAAGCATGTGGTAATGACAATTGGTTTGAACACCTGGGGTCTCGTGTTGTACAATAACCTTGAAGCTTTACTACTTTTTCCGTTGGAGTTGTTAATAATGGGAGAGTTAAAGAAGATaaaacatgaaattagtgatgagaCAGATTGGTATTCTTTTGAGGTGATTTTGCCTGTTGGGTTATCTTGTTTGTTTGGTCTGGCGATTTCTTTTTTTGGATTCTCGTGTCGTAGGGCTATATCTGCTACAGGTTTCACTGTACTTGGTATTGTGAACAAGCTGTTAACTGTGGTAATTAATTTGATGATTTGGGATAAACACTCGACGTTTATTGGAACAATTGGGCTTTTGATTTGTATGTTTGGTGGGGTTTTGTATCAGCGGTCCACTAGTAATAAGCCCAAGCCCGCTAGCAATGTCAAAGAAGTAGATGCACAAGAGAACCAAGAAGAAGAGCAACAAAAACTTCTTCAAATGCAAAGTTTTACTGAAAGTGGTGAACATGAGAATAAAGTAACTGGTTCAGAGGAAACAAAGTAA